The Candidatus Methylomirabilota bacterium genome includes the window GGTCGGATTCGACTGGATCTCGCGATGCAGATGCAAGGACTGGTTGCGAGCCGCGAACGGGCCAAGGCGCTGATCCTGGCTGGGGTGGTCCTGGTGAACGGCCAACCGGCAGACAAGGCTGGGACGATGGTAGCCTCCGACGCGCAGATCGACCTGATGGTTCCGGAGCACCCCTATGTCGGACGCGGGGGTGTCAAGCTGCGCGGTGCGCTGGAGCGGTTCGCCGTACCCGTCACCGGGCGTGTCTGTCTTGATCTCGGCGCGTCAACCGGCGGGTTTACCGACTGTCTGCTTCAACATGGCGCGGCTCACGTCTACGCCGTTGATGTGGGGCGCGGGCAGCTCGATGTCAAACTCAGAGCCGATCCGCGAGTCACTGTCATGGAACGGACCCACGCCCTCACGCTGCTGCCGACCGATTTCCCGGATCGGCCGGACCTTGCCACCGTAGATCTGTCATTTATCTCTTTGACCTCAATCCTCCCGATTCTCCCATCGCTGCTAACCGATTCCGGTGACATCCTGGCGCTGATCAAACCGCAGTTCGAGGTCGGGAAGGGGCACGTCGGCAAAGGGGGCGTGGTTCGTGATCGGCAGGCACATCGGCTGGTGATCACGAAGGTCGGTCGGCGAGCCGTTGAATTGGGGTTGCGGATTTGTGGCGCCGCCCCCTCCTGTCTGCTGGGCCCTAAAGGCAACCGCGAGTTTTTCATTTATTTGCGCAAGACCTCATGCGCCAGTGGTGTACCCATGGAGATGCCAGTCCGAGCCCCCTCACCTCCATCTTCTCCGCACCCAGAGGGTACCCGGGGAGAGGAGTTCTTCATTATTAACCCCTCGCCCCCATTTGGGGGAGAGGGCAAGGGTGAGGGGGGCGCATCGAGCGGGCTCGGAGGAGGTCTGACGCCGGAAGAAGCCGCCGAACAGGCCCTTGGGTCAGATTCTTCACAGACCGTAGGGGCCTGTCCTGAGTTTAATCGAAGGGGAGACCGATGAAACGGATCGGCATCATCGCCAAGCTCCACAAGCCGGAGGCCAGGACCATTCTTCAGGAGTTGTTGCCGTGGCTAGCGGCCAGGGGTGTGGAGGCCGTTCCGGATGAAGAGACCGCGAAACTGGCCGGAATCGGCGGCGCTCAGCCGAAGCCTGATCTGCCCCGGCTGGTCGATCTCCTGCTGGTCCTGGGAGGCGATGGAACCTTTCTGTCGGTGGCGCGGCTGGTCGGGACGCGTGACGTGCCGATCCTGGGCGTCAACCTGGGCGGCCTTGGGTTCTTGACCGAGGTGACGCTGGAGGAGATCTACTCCACCCTGGAGGCCGTGTTACAGGGAACCTATGAGGTGACCCAGCGGATCCTGTTGACCGCAACAGTCTATCGGCAGGGGGAGCGGATCGCCGAGTATGTTGCGCTGAATGACGCCGTCATCAATAAGGGTGTGCTGGCCCGCATGATCGAATTGGAAACCTACATCGACGGACAATATGTCACCACCTTCCGCGCCGACGGCCTCATCCTCTCCACCCCGACCGGTTCGACCGCCTACTGTCTGGCGGCCGGCGGACCGATCGTCTACCCGACCCTTCGTGCGCTCGTCATGGCCCCCATCTGTCCTCATACCCTGACCCTCCGTCCCATCGTGATCCCGGATACCGCGAAGATCGAGATCGTCCAGAACTCGACGGACGAGAATACCTGTCTGACCATGGACGGTCAGGTCGGGTTTACCCTTCGCCATCGCGACGTGATCAAGGTTATGCGTTCGGATCACACCATCACGCTGCTCAAGGCGCCCGGAAAAGACTACTTTCAGATCCTTCGTGCCAAGCTGCATTGGGGCGAACGGTAGACCGTGCTTCGTGAGCTCCACATTACGAATTTCGCCCTGATCGACGACCTCCGGGTAGAGTTCGGCCCGGGCTTGAATGTCCTGACCGGCGAGACCGGCGCAGGAAAGTCGATTATCATTGACGCCTTGGGGCTGGCGCTGGGGATGAGGGGCGAGGCAGAGCAGATCCGCACAGGGGCCGACGGGACGATAGTAGAAGCCGCATTCGATGACTGCGACGAGGAGGCGTATGGACTGCTCGCCGACAGCGGCATCGAGCATTCGTCGGACGAGTGCCTGCTCATCCGACGCGTCCTGCTGCGGGGGGGGAAGAGCAAGGCCTACCTGAACGGCCGACTGTCGTCGTCGGCGTCGCTCCGAAATCTTGGCGAACTGCTGGTCGACGTCCATGGCCAGCATCAGGGGATCGCGCTGACCCAGCCTTCCCGCCAGCGGCTGCTCCTCGATGCCTATGCCGGTCTGACGGATGATGTGGCGGCCTTCCGTGAACTCTACGGCAGGCAGCAGACCATGAGGGTGGAGTTGGCGGCGCTGCGCGCGGGTGAGCGGGAGAAGGCGCAACGCCTTGATCAGCTCCAGTATCAGCAAACAGAGATCGCGGCCGCGCGACTTACCGAGGGGGAGGAAGAGGATCTGATCCAGGAGCGGACGATCCTCACGCACGCCGAACGGCTGCACGCGGCGGCGCATCTGGGATACGAGGGTCTGTATGGCGAGCAGGGATCGGTGGCGGGGCGCCTGGCCGCGGTTATTTCGAAATTGAAGGATGCGCAGCGCATCGATCCCAGGCTGCAAGGGGTGATCGATGCCTGTGAGGCCGCCATCGCATCGGTTGAGGATGCGGCGGCCCAGCTCAGAGACTATCGGGAGGGCGTCGCATTCGACCCGGAGCGTCTGGAACAGGTGGAGGGACGCCTGCACGAGATCGGTAAACTGAAGCGGAAATACGGCGGCTCGATCGCCGAGATCGTCGCATATGCGACCTCAGCCGAAGCGGAGTTGGAACGCCTGACGGGTTCAGAGGAGCGCAGCCGGCAGGTTGAGCAGGAACTGTCGGCACTGGAAGAGACGATCACGCAGCGGGCGGCTGACCTGACCACGCGCCGCAAGGCGGCGGCCGTGCGGCTGGCCGCAGCGATCCAGGAGGAGCTACAAGCTCTGAAGATGGAGAAGGCGGCATTTGCCGTTCGAGTCACATCCCATGGCGAGTCCGGAGATTCCGGTATGGAGGCCCATGGAGCTGACGACGTGGAATTCCTGATCGCCCCGAATCCGGGTGAAGAGCTGAAGCCGCTGGGCCGCATCGCCTCCGGCGGCGAGCTGTCTCGCGTGATGCTGGCTGTTAAAGCGATCCTTGCGGTGTCCGATCGAATTTCAACACTGGTCTTTGACGAGGTGGACGTGGGGATCGGCGGCAGTATGGCTGCGGTGGTAGGTCAGAAGCTTTGGGCGATTGCAAAAGAGCGGCAGGTCCTCTCAATCACGCATCTACCACAGATCGCAGCCTTGGCGGACCGTCATTTTGCTATTGTCAAGCGTGTCGGGGGCGCTCGGACCGATATCACCGTTCGGATGCTGAAGGGTGAAGACCGGATTCGCGAGATTGCCCGGATGCTCGGCGCCCAGGAGCGCTCGGATACCCCACTGAATCACGCCCGGGAAATCCTGGAGATTGCCCGACAGTGGAAGACCGCCCGGGCAACGGGCGCTTCTGCTTGACAGAAGGGGCGCAGGCCGTTTATAATAATTTACGGAAAAGTGTCCCCAGCTAAGCGAGGGAGGCCGGCGGCCTCCCGTCCCTGTTTAAGGGTGTCGAGTGAGGAGGAGTAGATCGTGTACGCAATTATCGAGTCTGGAGGCAAGCAGCGCCGTGTTAGTCCTGGCGCGCTGGTCACTCTCGAAAAGATTGAGGGTGAGGCCGGGACGCAGGTCGAGCTGCCGAACGTCCTGATGGTGGCCGATGGCGACCAGGTGAAGATCGGTACCCCTTACGTACAGGGCGCTGCGGTGGTGAGTGAGATCGTCCGGCAGGGACGTGGGCCCAAGGTGACGATCTTCAAGTTCAAACGGCGAAAGCGCTATCGACGGACGCAGGGCCACCGCCAGGCGCAGACGACGTTACGAGTCACAGAAATTAGGGGTTAGGGGTTGGGGGCTGGGGCAAAGAAGAAGCCTTTGCTAACCCCTAGCCCCCATCCCCTGTATCCTGTATTTGGAGGTGAAGAATGGCACATAAAAAAGGAATGGGAAGCTCCCGGAACGGCCGGGATAGCGCAGGCCAGCGGCTGGGCATGAAGGCTGCGGCGGGGCAGGTGGTTTCGGCGGGGAGTATCCTGATCCGCCAGCGTGGGACCCGCTTCAAGCCGGGCAAGAATGTCGGGATCGGCTCAGACGATACGCTGTTTGCCAAGGTGCCCGGTGTCGTCACGGTGGAGCACCGCGGGGGGCAAGGCCGTTTCCTCAGCGTCATCGGTGGTTAACGGAGAGGGTATAGGGGATAGGGTAGAGAGGGTGTGATGCCGCTTGCACCCTAAACCCTAGACCTTAAACCTTAAACCCTGATATCGTGATGTTCGTCGATGAGGCCCGTATACAGGTTGAGGCAGGCGACGGCGGCCGGGGTTGTGTCAGTTTCCGGCGCGAGGCGCATGTCCCTCGAGGCGGACCCGACGGCGGCGACGGCGGCGACGGCGGGAGCATCTACGTTGTCGCCAGCCGTTCATATCGGACTCTGAACGACCAGACGTATCACCGGCATTACCGGGCCCAGGGGGGCGTGCATGGACGCGGAAAGACTATGCATGGCCGACGGGGCGCAGACCTGATCATTGCGGTCCCGCTTGGCACGGTAGTCGTCGATGACGAGACCGGAGAGCTGCTGGGCGATTTGGTTGAAGACGAACAACGGGTGTTGGTTGCCGGAGGCGGAAAGGGCGGTCGCGGCAATGCCCGCTTTGCCACCTCGGTGCGGCAAGCCCCCCGGTACGCCCAGCCCGGACAACCCGGACAGCGACGGCGGCTCCATCTTACCTTAAAACTGCTGGCTGACGTCGGCCTGATCGGTCTCCCCAATGCCGGCAAATCGGCCCTGTTGTGCTGCATCTCGGCTGCCCATTCAAGGGTCGCCGACTACCCTTTCACGACACTGACCCCGCACCTTGGAACTGTCGAGATCGATCCCATTGGCGCCTTCGTGGTGGCCGATATCCCCGGTCTGATCGAAGGCGCGTCGTCCGGCGCGGGTCTCGGGATCCGGTTCCTGCGTCATATTGAACGTACCTGCGTCCTGGCGCATCTCATTGATGTTTCCGATGCGGCGGACGATCCTCGGCACGCGCTGGCCGTTGTTGAAGAAGAGATGCGCGCGTTCGATCCCGAACTACTGAAGCGCCCTCGTATCATTGCTGCCAACAAAATCGATCTTCCCCACAATCGCCACCTCGCTGTGCTGCATGCACTGTGCGCAGAGCGGGGTCTTCCGCTGTTTCCGCTTTCGGCCATGACGGGTGAGGGGGTACAACCATTTATTCAGTTCCTGGCGGATCAGCTCAAGGGCAGTGACAAGTGGCGAGTGGCAGGTGACCAGCGTGAAGCTGGACATCCAGAACTCGCAATTCGGCACTCGAAAGATGATACGACAAGGCCGTTGAACATCCTATGAGTCGAGGAACAGAATCATCAACTGACGCTCGACGCGTCATGCGAGAGGTCAAGCGGCTGGTGGTGAAGGTAGGCTCGGCCGTCCTCTCGAAGGGCGACATCGCCCTGCACCGGCCGACGCTGCAGCGGATCTGTCAGGAACTGGTCTGGCTCCAGAAAGGGGGACACCAGGTGGTCCTGGTCTCCTCCGGCGCCATACTGGCCGGGATGGATCGGCTTGGTCTGACCGAGCGGCCGGGGAGTATCCCGTTGAAACAGGCGGCTGCCGCAGTCGGTCAGAGCCTGCTGATGCGTTGTTATGAGGAGGCGTTTGCGCCGCATGGTCAGAAACTAGGGCAACTCCTTCTCACCCAGGATGATTTTCGGTCTCGGCACCGGTACCTCAATGCGCGCAATACACTGTTTACGCTGCTGCACCTGGGGGTCCTTCCGATCATCAACGAAAACGACACAGTGGCCGTAGAAGAGATCAAGTTCGGGGACAATGACCGGCTGTCGGCGTTGGTGGCGACGCTGCTTGGCGCGGACCTGTTGATCATTCTGACCGATCTGGACGGACTGTACACGGCCGATCCGAGGAAGGATCCTCACGCCCAACTCGTCCACGAGGTCCCTCGACGATCCACGGGGCTCCACTTCTGGGCCGACGAGTCGGGAACCGGGCTTGGTACGGGCGGGATGGCCGCCAAGGTGAAAGCGGCGCGCGCGGCCGCGGCTGTCGGCGTTCCCACCATTATTGCCAACGGTCTGGTGGAGGGAAACCTGGAACGGATCATCTGCGGCGAGGCGGTCGGCACCGTCTTTCATGCGTCTGCGTCCAGGATGCGGAGCCGAAAGCGCTGGCTTGCATTTGCGACAATACATCGCGGACGGATCACGGTGGATGCCGGGGCCAGGGAAGCGCTTATCCGTAACGGCAAAAGCCTGCTCCCCTCCGGAATCATCTCGGTCGACGGCGACTTCGAAGGGGGCGACGTGGTCAGTCTCTGCGATACCGACGGCGTGGAATTCGCGAGGGGCGTGACGAACTATGATGCCGAACAGGCGCGTCGAATCAAGGGCATCAGGAGCGACCGGATCGAGGACGCGCTTGGCGTGAAGCCGTTCGATGAAGTGGTACATCGGGACAACCTGGTGATACTCGAGTAAGAGCAGTGGCTAGTGGTAAGTGTTGAGTGAGTGGCCAGAGATCTAACGCTTAACACTTCACACTTATCACTGAACACTTAACACTTCGCACTTAACACTGAATACCGCAGGCTTCGACGGTGAGGGAAAACGTGACGGCACAGATGGTGCGGGGGCTTGCAGAGGCCGCCCGGCTTGCGGTTCGAGAGCTTGCCATGGCGGTGCCCGAAGTGAAGAATCGGGCGCTGGGGGCCATGGCCGATTCGTTGTGGGATGGTCGAGACACGATCCTCGCGGCAAACGCCATCGACCTGGCAGAGGCCCGGTCGGCTCGTCATCCGTCTGCGTTACTGGACCGGCTGGCGCTTGACGAAAGACGGATTGAGAAGATGGCGGCGGGCGTGCGACAGGTGGCGGCGCTTCCCGATCCTGTCGGAGAGATTACCGGGATGTGGCGTCGTCCCAACGGTCTGCTGGTAGGCCGGATGCGGGTACCGCTCGGCGTGATCGGCGTGATCTACGAGGCGAGGCCGGGGGTAACCGCCGATGCGGCGGCTCTTTGCCTGAAATCGGGCAATGCGGTCATGCTGAAGGGGGGTCGGGAGGCCATCCGCAGCAACCGGGTGATCAGCAATCTGCTGGCTGATGCCGCGGCGGCACACGGCCTTCCCAAGGGTTGTGTCGCGTTCATCGATTCGATTGATCGGGAGGCGGTCAGCCATCTGCTCCAACTCGCGGGACTTGTCGACCTGATTATTCCCCGAGGAGGCGAGGAGTTGATCCGGACGGTACAGCGGACCTCGGCGATTCCGATCCTGGCCCACGACAAAGGGCTCTGTCACACCTACATCGACGAGGGGGCCGATCTGGTGATGGCCGAGGCGATCGCCTTCAACGCCAAGGTCGAGCGACCGGGCGTCTGCAACGCGATGGAGAGCCTGCTGGTCCATGAGCGGGTAGCCGGCGCCTTCTTGCCGCGGATCATCGGGCGGCTGCAGGAGGTGGGGGTTGAGGTCCGGGGCTGCCCCCGAACACAGGCCTTCGTCCAGGGTATCGGGGCTGCTGTCGAGGCGGACTGGGATACCGAGTATCTTGACCTGATTCTGTCCGTCAAGGTCGTCGGTTCGTTCGAGGAGGCGGTCGCGCACATTGCTACGCACGGCTCCGGTCTGGCCGAGGCGATCGTGACCGCAGACCACGGCCGGGCCATGCGTTTCCTGCGCGAGGTGGATGCCGGGGCCGTATTCGTCAACGCCTCCACCCGCTTTACAGACGGCGGCGAATTCGGAATGGGAGCGGAGATGGGCATCAGTACCCAGAAACTCCACGCCCGTGGGCCGGTCGGCCTGACCGGATTGACCTGCGAGAAGTTTATTGTCTTCGGCGACGGCCAGGTGCGGGATTCAACCAAATGATGTACGCAGCGCAGACCCTCACGCCTCACGCCTCACGCCTCACGCCTGCATGGTATTGGTGATGCATATCGGTGTCATGGGGGGGACGTTCGATCCGATCCATCTCGGTCACCTGCGGGCCGCCGAGGAGATCTACTGGGCCTTCGAGCTGGACAAGATCATCTTTGTCCCGGCTGCCAGGCCTCCCCACAAGGAAGAGGAGTTCGAGGCCTCGGCCCTGCACCGATACGAGATGGTCTCGCTGGCCACCGTCTATACGCCCTACTTCAGCGTCTCGCCGATTGAGTTGAGCCGCCCCGGACGATCCTACTCGGTCGAGACGCTCCGGGAGTTCCGCAAGCTGTACGGCGATGAGACCGCGATCTACTTCATCATGGGGGTCGACGCGTTTCTCGATATCACCACATGGAAAGAGGCGCGGGAGCTGTTGTCGCTGGCGCAGGTCATCGTGACCGCTCGTCCAGGCTGGCGGCTGGACGAGGTCGAGCGCGCCATGACGCCCGGGCAGTGGCAACTGCTGGGTAACCCGCGATTCAAGTACATGAAGGTCTCCGAGATTACGCGAGAGACCGTCGCGGGACACGGTGAACCCCGTCTGGTCCTGTTGGTTGAGGTGGTGTCGTTGGATATCTCCTCCAGCGAGATCCGGCAGCTTGTGAAGGAGGGGAGGAGCATCCGACATCTGGTGCCCGACACGGTTGCTGCCTACATCGGAAAGAATCGTCTGTATCAACCCGGACGAAAAGGCGCATAGGCCGACGCGAGGTTTCGATATGAGTACACCCGAACAACCCGCCATGTTGACGGACACGCGCGGAATGATCGATGCCGACGCCCTGCTGCAGTTGGCCGTTACGGCGGCGTCCGACGTCAAACCGACCTCTCTGGTACACCTTGACCTTCGAGGTCTCTGTTCCTTTACCGACCATTTTCTCATCGTCGGCGTCCCCTCGGTCCGTCAGGTCCGGGCCGTTGCCGAACGGATCGAGGAGCGGCTTCGGGAAGCTCACGTTCGAATGTCCCATCGGGAGGGCGACCTGGAAGCCCGTTGGATTCTTCTTGACTACAGCGATGTAATCATCCATATTTTCGACGAAGAGATGCGGCTGTACTATGATCTCGAGGGGTTGTGGGCCGATGCGCCGAAGCGGGAGTTAGTGTAAGGCGTATGGTCGCTCCCGCGACGGTACACGATTCCAACGAGACGGAGACCTGTGAAGCGGAGGATGGGTGAGCCCCGCTTCTTTTTTATCAGCGTTCAGTCATCAGCAGTCAGCTCTCAGCTTTTGCATGAACGCTGCGATGGGTCGAAGACCTACAGCGCTGCATGAAGCCGATCTGAGATTGACGGCTGATAGTGTAGCGCCTTTCTTATCACTGGGGTGGGAGGTGATGGGGATGCCGTTGCGAGCAGCAGTTCTGGAACGGTTGAAGGAAAAGCTATTAGAGAAGCGACGGGCGTTGATTAATACCGTACGAGAGAAGCGCGCAAATAATCTCGAGGGCGGCAGTGATGGTACGCAGGATATCGCCGATCAAGCGACGACGGCCTATACCAAAGAGTTTCTGCTCTCCATCAGCGATACCGAGCGCCAACAGTTGAAGCAGGTGGACGCTGCCCTGGAGAAGATGCGGCAGAAGACATACGGCCAGTGTGAACGGTGTAGTGAGCCGATCAGTGAGAAGCGGCTCGAGGCACTGCCCTTTGCCCGCTTCTGCATTGCCTGCCAGGAGGAAGAAGAACGGAGCTGAAGGAGCTGCTGGCGGCCTTTCTTCATCTCGTCTTTCCCTCCCCCTGCCGAGTCTGTCACCAACCCCTGGATGCCGCCCGCAGATCCCTCATCTGCGGCGACTGCTGGTCAACCATTCAACCCGTAGCCGAACCGTTCTGCCCACGCTGCGGCAGGCCGTTTGCCTCTCCCAGGAGTCTCGAAGCCAGCCCTGACCATCTGTGCGGATCGTGCCGAGAACGGTTGCCGCCGTTCGCCATGGCGAGAGCCGCCGCGTTGTATCAGGCCGACGGAACGATGCGCGAGGCCATCCTTCTGCTCAAATACGGCGGTCGTCGTACGCTGGCCCGTCATCTGGGTCGTCTGATGGTCGAGGCGGCCGGACGCCTGTTCAATCCCCATGAGTTTGACCTGCTGATTCCGGTTCCGCTCCATCGCGGGCGGGAGCGCGCGCGGGGGTATAACCAGGCTGCCCTGTTGGCAGGGGAGGTTGGGCGCGGATTCGGCCTTCGCGTTGGTCGCCGGATACTGCGCCGGGTCCGAGCGACGGACACCCAAAACGGGGGTCGGCGCGAACGGGAGGATAACGTCAAGGGCGCGTTTACCGTCACGCGGCCGGAACGCGTCAAGGACAGAAGGCTCCTGCTGATTGACGATGTCCTGACGACAGGCGCCACCGCGGGCGAGTGCGCCAAAACCCTTCTTGTGGCCGGCGCCGCCAAGGTCGGGGTCTATACCCTTGCGCGGGTCGAATGATCGTATACGCGTTTACACCGGTTTTTATCTGCTTGTACGTACGATAGGACTTGCCAGAGGCCAAAAGTTGGAACTACAATAAATTGACCTCGTGAGTGGGGATAGACGTTGGCGCTCATCAGCGAGAGGGGAGGTGGTGTGGCCGTGAGGGTCCGGTAAGACACCATCCGCGCTTCAGCTTTTGAATCGAACACACGAACATTGCGGCGTATGCATGTTAGGAAGGAGGGTATGCCACATGAAACGACTGTTCAGTGCCGGCGTTCTGGTGAGTCTGCTTGTGATGGGGGCCTCGATCTTAGGGGCTGAGACGACTGTGAAGGGTTCGAAGAGCAACACGTCTGAGCGCGTTGCGGGTAGTGGGAAAAGTCAGGCGAAAGGGACGAAGTCGACTACCGCGCCTGCGTCACAGGATCCCTGTGAGAACGTCAAGAACGATCCGCAACAATACGCCAAGTGTCAAGATGCTACACATCCCATCGGCCTCAAGCAACCCACGCGTCGTGGTGGTGGCTATTGATTCAGGCGTGAGTCCGGCCGGATCGCTCATACGAATCGACCGATCACTCGATGGACTGAAGCAGCGGGAGAGAAGCCGGTAAAAAATTCCAAGAGGTGCCCGTAAGGGATTGACATTTAGGCGCAGGGGCGCTATAAAAAGGGGCTGATTTGCCTTGAAGGGGGAGTTTTGTGCGCTTTCATGGGTCCATCGGAATAACTATCGTCGTTGTAACACCTTAAGAAGGAGAGGAGGAGAGGAGAGGAATGGCGATTAAGGCTGCGATCAACGGATTCGGTCGCATCGGTCGAAACGCGTTTCGGGCGGCATTGGCAGATCCCGAGCTGGAGTTTGTAGCGGTCAACGACATCACGGATGCGAAGACCCTCGCACACCTGTTGAAGTACGATTCGGTCCATGGGGCGCTCGATGTGGAGGTTCAGGCGAAGGAGAGCGCGATCGTCGTCGACGGTCGTGAGATCAAGGTCTTTGCCCAGCGGGACCCCGCAGCGCTGCCCTGGAAAGATCTTGGCATACAGGTGGTCGTTGAGTCGACCGGACGCTTTACCGATAAGGCCGGTGCAAGCAAGCATCTGCAGGCCGGGGCGAAGAAGGTGATCATTTCGGCCCCCGCCAAGGACCCGGATATTACGATCGTGCTGGGTGTCAATGAGGCGATGTATGATCCGGCGAAGCACGCGGTCATCAGCAATGCGTCCTGCACCACCAACTGCCTTGCGCCGATCGCCAAGGTGGTGATGGAGCAGTTCGGAATCCGCCACAGCCTCGTCACCACCATCCATTCCTATACCAATGATCAGCAGATCCTTGATCTGCCGCATTCCGATCTCCGCCGAGCAAGGGCGGCAGCCCTCTCCCAGATCCCGACCAGCACCGGGGCGGCCAAGGCGGTGGGCCTGGTCCTCCCCGCGCTGCAGGGCAAGATGCACGGACTTGCTATCCGCGTCCCGACGCCGAACGTCTCGCTGGTCGATCTTGTGGCAGAGACGGAGCGGGTGGTGACCGTCGCAGAGGTGAATGCGGCCCTTCGGAAGGCCGCCGAAGGGGAGTTGAAGGGGATTCTCGGCTATTGTGAGGAGCCGCTGGTCTCGTCCGATTTCAACGGCAACCCGCTCTCGTCGATCGTCGACAGCCTGTCGACGTCGGTTGTCGACGGCACCCTCGTCAAGGTCCTGTCCTGGTACGACAACGAGTGGGGCTATTCCTGTCGGGTTCGCGACCTGATCAAGTTTATCGCTAGTCGGTGACAGCTCCCGTACGACTGCGTCATTTGGTAAAGCGTCATCGTTCCGGAAGTCTCCCGTGTTGGTCATTGCGAGGGAGCGTAGCGACCGAAGCAATCTCACCGTTCTTCGTATCTTGAAAAACGATGAGATTGCCGCGCTCCCTCCGGTCGCTCGCAATGACGTGTAGCTAGTACTTGATTGGATTAATACTCGGACGTCATTCCCGCAGTCTTTAAGCGGGAATCCATT containing:
- a CDS encoding NAD(+) kinase produces the protein MKRIGIIAKLHKPEARTILQELLPWLAARGVEAVPDEETAKLAGIGGAQPKPDLPRLVDLLLVLGGDGTFLSVARLVGTRDVPILGVNLGGLGFLTEVTLEEIYSTLEAVLQGTYEVTQRILLTATVYRQGERIAEYVALNDAVINKGVLARMIELETYIDGQYVTTFRADGLILSTPTGSTAYCLAAGGPIVYPTLRALVMAPICPHTLTLRPIVIPDTAKIEIVQNSTDENTCLTMDGQVGFTLRHRDVIKVMRSDHTITLLKAPGKDYFQILRAKLHWGER
- the recN gene encoding DNA repair protein RecN, with protein sequence MLRELHITNFALIDDLRVEFGPGLNVLTGETGAGKSIIIDALGLALGMRGEAEQIRTGADGTIVEAAFDDCDEEAYGLLADSGIEHSSDECLLIRRVLLRGGKSKAYLNGRLSSSASLRNLGELLVDVHGQHQGIALTQPSRQRLLLDAYAGLTDDVAAFRELYGRQQTMRVELAALRAGEREKAQRLDQLQYQQTEIAAARLTEGEEEDLIQERTILTHAERLHAAAHLGYEGLYGEQGSVAGRLAAVISKLKDAQRIDPRLQGVIDACEAAIASVEDAAAQLRDYREGVAFDPERLEQVEGRLHEIGKLKRKYGGSIAEIVAYATSAEAELERLTGSEERSRQVEQELSALEETITQRAADLTTRRKAAAVRLAAAIQEELQALKMEKAAFAVRVTSHGESGDSGMEAHGADDVEFLIAPNPGEELKPLGRIASGGELSRVMLAVKAILAVSDRISTLVFDEVDVGIGGSMAAVVGQKLWAIAKERQVLSITHLPQIAALADRHFAIVKRVGGARTDITVRMLKGEDRIREIARMLGAQERSDTPLNHAREILEIARQWKTARATGASA
- the rplU gene encoding 50S ribosomal protein L21, whose amino-acid sequence is MYAIIESGGKQRRVSPGALVTLEKIEGEAGTQVELPNVLMVADGDQVKIGTPYVQGAAVVSEIVRQGRGPKVTIFKFKRRKRYRRTQGHRQAQTTLRVTEIRG
- a CDS encoding 50S ribosomal protein L27, translated to MAHKKGMGSSRNGRDSAGQRLGMKAAAGQVVSAGSILIRQRGTRFKPGKNVGIGSDDTLFAKVPGVVTVEHRGGQGRFLSVIGG
- a CDS encoding GTPase ObgE, translating into MFVDEARIQVEAGDGGRGCVSFRREAHVPRGGPDGGDGGDGGSIYVVASRSYRTLNDQTYHRHYRAQGGVHGRGKTMHGRRGADLIIAVPLGTVVVDDETGELLGDLVEDEQRVLVAGGGKGGRGNARFATSVRQAPRYAQPGQPGQRRRLHLTLKLLADVGLIGLPNAGKSALLCCISAAHSRVADYPFTTLTPHLGTVEIDPIGAFVVADIPGLIEGASSGAGLGIRFLRHIERTCVLAHLIDVSDAADDPRHALAVVEEEMRAFDPELLKRPRIIAANKIDLPHNRHLAVLHALCAERGLPLFPLSAMTGEGVQPFIQFLADQLKGSDKWRVAGDQREAGHPELAIRHSKDDTTRPLNIL
- the proB gene encoding glutamate 5-kinase; amino-acid sequence: MSRGTESSTDARRVMREVKRLVVKVGSAVLSKGDIALHRPTLQRICQELVWLQKGGHQVVLVSSGAILAGMDRLGLTERPGSIPLKQAAAAVGQSLLMRCYEEAFAPHGQKLGQLLLTQDDFRSRHRYLNARNTLFTLLHLGVLPIINENDTVAVEEIKFGDNDRLSALVATLLGADLLIILTDLDGLYTADPRKDPHAQLVHEVPRRSTGLHFWADESGTGLGTGGMAAKVKAARAAAAVGVPTIIANGLVEGNLERIICGEAVGTVFHASASRMRSRKRWLAFATIHRGRITVDAGAREALIRNGKSLLPSGIISVDGDFEGGDVVSLCDTDGVEFARGVTNYDAEQARRIKGIRSDRIEDALGVKPFDEVVHRDNLVILE
- a CDS encoding glutamate-5-semialdehyde dehydrogenase; its protein translation is MVRGLAEAARLAVRELAMAVPEVKNRALGAMADSLWDGRDTILAANAIDLAEARSARHPSALLDRLALDERRIEKMAAGVRQVAALPDPVGEITGMWRRPNGLLVGRMRVPLGVIGVIYEARPGVTADAAALCLKSGNAVMLKGGREAIRSNRVISNLLADAAAAHGLPKGCVAFIDSIDREAVSHLLQLAGLVDLIIPRGGEELIRTVQRTSAIPILAHDKGLCHTYIDEGADLVMAEAIAFNAKVERPGVCNAMESLLVHERVAGAFLPRIIGRLQEVGVEVRGCPRTQAFVQGIGAAVEADWDTEYLDLILSVKVVGSFEEAVAHIATHGSGLAEAIVTADHGRAMRFLREVDAGAVFVNASTRFTDGGEFGMGAEMGISTQKLHARGPVGLTGLTCEKFIVFGDGQVRDSTK
- a CDS encoding nicotinic acid mononucleotide adenylyltransferase; translated protein: MVLVMHIGVMGGTFDPIHLGHLRAAEEIYWAFELDKIIFVPAARPPHKEEEFEASALHRYEMVSLATVYTPYFSVSPIELSRPGRSYSVETLREFRKLYGDETAIYFIMGVDAFLDITTWKEARELLSLAQVIVTARPGWRLDEVERAMTPGQWQLLGNPRFKYMKVSEITRETVAGHGEPRLVLLVEVVSLDISSSEIRQLVKEGRSIRHLVPDTVAAYIGKNRLYQPGRKGA
- the rsfS gene encoding ribosome silencing factor, with the protein product MSTPEQPAMLTDTRGMIDADALLQLAVTAASDVKPTSLVHLDLRGLCSFTDHFLIVGVPSVRQVRAVAERIEERLREAHVRMSHREGDLEARWILLDYSDVIIHIFDEEMRLYYDLEGLWADAPKRELV
- the gap gene encoding type I glyceraldehyde-3-phosphate dehydrogenase; translated protein: MAIKAAINGFGRIGRNAFRAALADPELEFVAVNDITDAKTLAHLLKYDSVHGALDVEVQAKESAIVVDGREIKVFAQRDPAALPWKDLGIQVVVESTGRFTDKAGASKHLQAGAKKVIISAPAKDPDITIVLGVNEAMYDPAKHAVISNASCTTNCLAPIAKVVMEQFGIRHSLVTTIHSYTNDQQILDLPHSDLRRARAAALSQIPTSTGAAKAVGLVLPALQGKMHGLAIRVPTPNVSLVDLVAETERVVTVAEVNAALRKAAEGELKGILGYCEEPLVSSDFNGNPLSSIVDSLSTSVVDGTLVKVLSWYDNEWGYSCRVRDLIKFIASR